In Astatotilapia calliptera chromosome 23, fAstCal1.2, whole genome shotgun sequence, a genomic segment contains:
- the rp1l1a gene encoding oxygen-regulated protein 1: MHSVQTGLWNPRPPFKHVFPIPAPPPSNSRPAHVSSTTPAKRITFYKSGDSQFGGVRMAIHKRSFKCFDALLDDLSQKVPLPFGVRTVTTPRGTHTIKHLEQLQDGGCYLCSDRRQAKPVNMELVNKHSGIWYHHNRRPQRPETSSATPPGHLHMPYRQRRILLVKNSEPGMRRSVVLSRRTARSLRAFLDEVSEVMQFHVRKIYTVEGRRIDSVQSLMTCPGVLVCVGREAFSPLLINFIRKTSEEKLPGLGPRTPGNGARSPATQGIRSPPHGAQSRASEYSEGHESKKNVNFGLETKKSIIHPRSDSSNRSARFSFSSEKSYGNGVTACPQGKPAIMNDDIEKRVLVNKDGSLSVEMRVRFHLQNDETLQWSTQIKKSPSLSNECCPLSQAQPHYLQQGQSESCSDPDSTSFDQYGVDYSSQPLQCELEGNRCPCCHQRHEQHYDLWENPAHSHKSAPVPPPHAPSHTHSMMRHTHSSSSSSSCNSRRVVRCRARLSSCGGGSGSEQSKLVQEEMCVTEQVEHRLEVEQDGDTHIEVHKVSRCCSRSEVVVADSNLQPLRRKSAEDEEDRPPSAVSSSSHVLQSLKEDEDDEDDDLPPSISRCYHSNEPSPTPETQLHEKPINDVSANSFHSTKHKEQEELGSRAVSAASSCLCGGAAACSAGPDEVDQVPCNTSKISVTRMSESEEGGACDDDEGIKRAVSDLSNHTGLSASSQKSATSSVCPNCGGCKRKVDSVSGGRESQRTNRSNQASPLPNSDDAASDVSTQSNKTNLTNNGCLSATPNILEGKVPSAMSRTSSPQATQKEKERAPSATSATSHRSNRSHNSGCKGNTDIRAKKEDKRSFSVVSNQSAKSSKSEHTSEAPDISSRETAVSENTVERAVSSLSAKSCVSAQTDASVKSRNSTCQSGAKGTSQSDNPAVEERDPNNRAPSSLSVKSNVFAKAEKAERPDSARSKNSNISVKSSISQRSTCSNCVKATGVEATIKVTGKGTETEVEERPTSAMSSKSNLSAKSIKSHKSTKASEPGGEGEERAPSQMSGTSVKSNKSAKSTKSFRSKCDGNEMVTCSSSKTADEAEEKKNNLKLVNNERTPSAESSKSHESDSNQNTESDSEIVHKTEKAEKRTASILSHKSASSAKSHSTKIEGDDMVDRAPSAKSSKSQKSNHTTASPVPSEAKENQERVESVMSAKSKSSVRSNISHKSNSSANVVTIKTPTVDDEENVTNERAPSAASGRSNVSSTVSQKSNCNGKTDISIIETADGDKKVTNESAPKIKSNVQTLSPKRTRSPRMRSPDASAASTKSCKSPVQQLLNGSDAGDTRGPSVLSVHSAGSAKSGKSRCCCGATSEFDEAKTEKENKDKEVKLKVKSENVSERAGSAVSSGGTDHPLSQNSTESVSLGLPEETSASDSGKSSVCVHRSAESNDEGQAKTSTPSLPKSPEVSTMKEDVEITGSTVSQKSNSTGRRRGSAVDIPTIETPSGEENGLQKTEKAASTISVRSSRSNKSSCNCKSKEKHANASSTKLGNGSETENVKSAPVTNSSNSRNSSAMSLAGAKVQIKSSANTTAKTVPGNSENNGTENQKNPRAASEAKQEEDTAYSKVISSQSPCCLRAESADLASDQSKEKDQVECKSRFSTGSDCGSVKMASSLKKGTPIKSSSPCPLHSKVETCSESTLSQSLSAADLLKETMAAARPCSRQSKASKSSDKSKSKKSGMCQRRSNQMDKREELTPACLPNTSPSEVVSDWLRSIPANSSMLALGDEFNEEELTPKEMEEMPGGELAQESPEGEKLELEEKGDPEEDEEKEDEAKCEIAQEEKGSDPTSGDAEGTSGRPSALLLQSEALPRSWQSSAAVMKVLLSSSLGRCRSMPEVSPVYGRRLSTSARGLLDCLAQLQLIEPSLGPGCDVQKGRSQQYEDIMAILHSLWLTEPGNIQAKETKENKNSSPEQVTPPRSSSGVDMSSGSAGSGKGNGNQGGDETPPKERESLQAHEVAENIVEEEEEGNEMAGDTDIETEHKETFTDQAKADTAEEPVQSEEAPQRSESSKPSESSDKTSAKDSSKSPTDNEHETLEDSSTGTPPTVLRASLAKRPSQDPDPVWVLHLLKKLEKQFMVHYINAVAEFKVRWDLDDSHILDTMICELRDEVSRRIQGSIEREMRKIQGRAGRGGRSPRPPQGTHLSRESTTTEKRRQMLKIMKKQSVKTSESLSDGEMTGEFSDQRSDDEYCPCEACVRKKMAARPFKINPLAAEAPVMKDFDLLKILQLKKSPAPATVPQPAAVEDESQAAVDDDGRNLDVVQEEEEDEETKEDIRAVVVLEETIAEEDEEAEKENDDGKAREEEETEDEQEENEESDASKEEEEEEGTSGEEVREDETSETGGEDEEHQCKCTRNEDESDQEEEGEEQTGEDEEEMGEDETEENEGDTGTGEEEETSDQDTVKEASVGKGETPENEESDERVDDKEKPTEGESVEEGEDSAAETTENEKSTLSKEVAERDSASAEGEDDEEDNTGEGESSEEQEGEASEKERTSPQGQDAIPAACMTEGEEADAEDSDIDSKRSSDTTADKSGSEEKEESGEDKDEEEDAVKEFKLEEEDKANGSKGEDGALLHQFTRTSVESQPGSLEDIDAESPQNPVDSTEVSKTADSIATGGSNGQRRSRSPAKVKQLKPKEG; the protein is encoded by the exons ATGCATTCGGTCCAGACAGGGCTGTGGAACCCCCGGCCCCCATTTAAACATGTCTTCCCCATCCCTGCCCCGCCCCCTTCCAACTCGCGCCCCGCTCACGTGAGCTCAACCACCCCAGCCAAACGGATCACATTCTACAAAAGTGGTGACAGCCAGTTTGGGGGCGTCAGGATGGCCATCCACAAGCGCAGCTTCAAATGCTTTGACGCCCTGCTGGACGACCTTTCTCAAAAG GTACCGCTGCCATTTGGTGTGCGGACTGTGACCACCCCTCGTGGCACTCACACCATCAAACACCTGGAGCAGCTCCAGGATGGTGGCTGCTACCTCTGCTCTGACCGACGCCAGGCGAAGCCAGTAAACATGGAGCTGGTCAACAAACACTCAGGCATCTGGTACCATCACAACCGGAGGCCCCAGAGGCCTGAAACGTCATCCGCAACACCACCTGGCCATTTGCATATGCCTTACAGACAGCGACGGATCTTGCTCGTGAAGAACAGCGAACCGGGGATGAGGAGGAGCGTGGTCCTGAGCAGAAGGACAGCCAGGAGCCTGAGAGCTTTTTTAGATGAGGTGTCCGAAGTGATGCAGTTTCATGTCCGCAAGATCTACACTGTAGAGGGACGCAGG ATTGACAGCGTTCAAAGCCTGATGACTTGTCCAGGTGTTCTGGTATGTGTTGGCCGGGAAGCCTTCAGCCCTTTGCTGATAAACTTTATTAGGAAAACTTCAGAAGAGAAACTCCCTGGTCTGGGTCCCCGGACTCCTGGAAATGGGGCACGATCCCCTGCTACTCAAGGAATAAGGTCCCCACCTCATGGAGCTCAATCCAGAGCCAGTGAGTACAGCGAAGGACatgaaagcaagaaaaatg TTAACTTTGGTCTGGAAACCAAAAAGAGCATCATTCACCCTCGTTCTGATTCCTCAAACCGCTCGGCAcgtttctctttttcctctgaAAAGTCATATGGCAATGGTGTCACTGCATGCCCCCAGGGAAAGCCAGCCATTATGAATGATGACATTGAAAAGCGTGTTCTGGTAAATAAAGATGGCAGCCTCTCGGTGGAGATGAGGGTGCGTTTTCACCTCCAGAATGACGAGACCCTCCAGTGGTCCACTCAAATTAAAAAATCTCCATCTCTGAGCAATGAATGTTGCCCTCTAAGTCAGGCTCAGCCTCATTATCTCCAGCAGGGCCAGTCAGAAAGTTGTTCTGACCCTGATTCAACATCCTTTGATCAGTACGGTGTGGACTATTCCAGCCAGCCGCTGCAGTGCGAGTTGGAAGGGAACCGCTGCCCGTGTTGCCATCAGAGGCATGAACAGCATTACGACTTATGGGAAAACCCTGCACACAGCCATAAATCAGCTCCTGTTCCACCCCCACATGCACCCAGCCACACCCACAGTATGATGAGACATACGCACTCTTCTAGCTCTTCCTCATCGTGCAATTCAAGAAGGGTGGTGCGCTGCAGAGCACGGCTCTCCAGCTGCGGGGGTGGCTCAGGTTCAGAGCAGAGCAAACTGGTCCAGGAGGAAATGTGTGTAACCGAGCAGGTTGAGCACAGATTAGAGGTAGAGCAGGATGGGGACACCCATATTGAGGTACACAAGGTGAGCCGGTGTTGCAGTCGAAGTGAAGTGGTTGTCGCGGACAGTAACCTTCAACCACTCAGAAGAAAGTCAGCTGAAGACGAAGAAGATCGCCCGCCATCAGCAGTCAGCAGCTCCTCACATGTCCTTCAGTCGTTgaaagaagatgaagatgatgaggacGATGATCTGCCACCAAGCATCTCACGGTGTTACCATAGCAATGAACCGTCCCCAACCCCTGAAACTCAACTGCACGAAAAGCCAATAAATGACGTCTCAGCCAATTCTTTCCACTCTACCAAACACAAGGAGCAGGAAGAGCTAGGAAGCAGGGCAGTGTCTGCAGCCTCTTCCTGTCTCTGTGGAGGAGCTGCCGCTTGCTCAGCTGGCCCAGATGAGGTAGATCAAGTCCCTTGCAACACATCTAAAATAAGCGTAACCAGGATGTCAGAATCAGAGGAAGGAGGGgcctgtgatgatgatgaagggATAAAGAGGGCTGTAAGTGACTTGTCAAATCACACAGGACTCTCAGCAAGCTCTCAAAAGTCAGCGACTTCCAGCGTGTGTCCGAATTGCGGGGGCTGCAAACGCAAGGTCGATTCTGTTTCCGGTGGCAGGGAATCACAGAGAACCAATCGTTCCAACCAAGCCTCTCCCCTTCCTAACAGTGATGATGCTGCCTCAGATGTTTCTACCCAATCCAACAAAACCAACCTCACCAATAATGGATGCCTCTCTGCCACACCAAATATCTTGGAGGGCAAAGTACCCAGTGCCATGTCTAGAACATCCAGTCCTCAGGCaacacaaaaagagaaagaaagggctCCCAGTGCTACTTCAGCTACAAGCCACAGGTCCAATAGATCACACAACTCTGGCTGTAAGGGCAACACTGATATTCGTGCaaaaaaagaggacaagagAAGCTTCAGCGTAGTGTCAAATCAGTCTGCAAAGTCCAGCAAGTCTGAACACACAAGTGAAGCTCCTGATATCAGTTCAAGGGAGACAGCAGTCAGCGAGAACACTGTAGAAAGAGCAGTCAGCTCCTTGTCAGCCAAATCTTGTGTTTCAGCTCAGACTGATGCATCAGTCAAGTCTCGTaactccacctgtcagtcaggaGCTAAAGGCACATCCCAAAGTGACAATCCAGCTGTAGAAGAGCGTGACCCAAACAACAGAGCTCCCAGTAGCCTCTCTGTGAAGTCAAATGTGTTTGCAAAGGCTGAAAAGGCTGAAAGACCTGATAGTGCTAGATCAAAAAACTCAAATATTTCTGTAAAGTCCAGCATATCTCAGAGGTCGACTTGCAGTAACTGTGTAAAAGCGACAGGAGTTGAAGCTACCATAAAGGTAACTGGAAAAGGAACAGAAACAGAGGTAGAGGAAAGACCAACAAGTGCAATGTCATCAAAGTCCAACCTGTCTGCAAAGTCTATTAAATCCCATAAGTCCACTAAAGCCTCAGAGCCTGGGGGAGAGGGAGAAGAAAGGGCACCAAGTCAAATGTCTGGCACGTCAGTTAAATCGAACAAGTCTGCTAAGTCTACAAAGTCGTTCAGGTCTAAATGTGATGGCAATGAAATGGTGACATGTTCAAGCTCAAAGACAGCAgatgaagctgaagaaaaaaagaacaatcttAAACTGGTAAATAATGAGAGGACACCCAGTGCAGAGTCCTCCAAATCTCATGAATCTGACAGTAATCAAAACACAGAATCAGACTCCGAAATAgtacacaaaacagaaaaagctgaGAAGCGAACTGCTAGTATTTTATCCCATAAGTCAGCTTCCTCTGCAAAGTCTCACAGTACAAAGATAGAGGGAGATGACATGGTGGACAGAGCCCCTAGTGCCAAGTCCTCCAAGTCCCAGAAGTCAAATCACACAACTGCATCTCCAGTTCCAAGTGAAGCCAAAGAAAATCAGGAGAGGGTGGAAAGTGTCATGTCTGCCAAGTCAAAATCTTCAGTAAGGTCCAACATTTCtcataaatcaaattcaagtgcAAATGTTGTCACCATTAAAACGCCTACAGTTGATGACGAGGAAAATGTGACGAATGAGAGAGCACCAAGTGCTGCATCAGGAAGATCAAATGTTTCATCTACAGTGTCTCAAAAGTCAAATTGTAATGGAAAAACTGATATTTCTATTATTGAAACAGCGGATGGAGACAAAAAGGTAACAAATGAGAGTGCACCAAAAATTAAATCTAATGTCCAAACTCTTTCACCTAAGCGAACACGTTCGCCGCGGATGCGCTCTCCCGATGCTTCAGCCGCATCCACCAAAAGTTGTAAGTCTCCTGTGCAGCAGTTGTTGAATGGCTCTGATGCTGGAGACACAAGAGGGCCCAGTGTCTTGTCAGTTCACTCCGCGGGCTCTGCTAAATCTGGCAAATCCAGATGCTGCTGTGGAGCCACTTCAGAATTTGATGAGGCAAAGACGGAAAAGGAGAACAAGGATAAAGAGGTGAAGCTCAAGGTGAAAAGTGAGAATGTTTCTGAGCGAGCAGGCAGTGCCgtgtcatcaggaggcacaGACCATCCTTTGAGTCAGAACTCAACAGAATCGGTCTCTCTTGGGTTACCTGAAGAAACATCTGCCTCAGACAGTGGGAAGTCTAGCGTCTGTGTTCACAGAAGTGCTGAGAGCAATGACGAGGGCCAGGCAAAGACCTCAACTCCCAGTCTCCCAAAAAGCCCAGAGGTTTCCACCATGAAGGAGGATGTGGAGATAACGGGGTCCACCGTTTCTCAAAAATCCAACAGTACTGGCAGGAGGAGGGGTTCAGCAGTGGATATCCCAACTATTGAAACTCCATCAGGTGAAGAAAATGGATtgcaaaagacagaaaaagcagcAAGTACAATTTCAGTCAGAAGCAGCAGGTCTAACAAGTCTTCTTGCAACTGTAAGtctaaagaaaaacatgctaatgctagctcGACCAAACTTGGAAATGGCagtgaaacagaaaatgtgaagTCTGCTCCAGTGACAAATAGTAGCAACAGCAGGAACTCATCTGCAATGTCATTAGCAGGTGCGAAAGTCCAGATAAAATCCTCTGcaaacacaacagcaaaaacagttCCTGGAAACTCAGAAAATAATGGCACGGAAAATCAAAAAAACCCTAGAGCAGCTAGTGAGGCCAAACAGGAAGAAGACACTGCATACAGTAAAGTAATCTCCTCCCAAAGTCCCTGTTGCCTCAGGGCTGAGTCGGCAGATTTAGCTTCAGATCAGAGTAAAGAAAAAGATCAGGTCGAATGTAAGTCCAGATTTAGCACAGGGAGCGATTGTGGTAGTGTCAAAATGGCCAGCTCTCTGAAGAAAGGAACCCCTATCAAGTCCTCAAGCCCTTGTCCCTTACACAGCAAAGTAGAGACATGCAGTGAAAGCACTTTGTCTCAATCTCTGTCTGCTGCTGACTTGCTAAAGGAAACAATGGCTGCAGCACGCCCATGCAGCCGACAATCTAAAGCCAGTAAGTCCAGTGACAAGTCCAAGAGCAAGAAAAGTGGAATGTGTCAAAGACGCAGCAATCAGATGGATAAAAGAGAGGAACTGACACCTGCCTGTTTGCCCAACACGTCCCCCAGTGAGGTTGTTAGTGACTGGCTGCGAAGTATTCCTGCTAACAGCAGCATGCTAGCACTTGGCGATGAGTTTAATGAGGAAGAGCTGACGCCAAAGGAAATGGAAGAGATGCCTGGAGGAGAGTTAGCACAGGAGAGTCCTGAAGGTGAGAAGTTAGAATTGGAGGAAAAAGGTGACcctgaagaggatgaagagaaAGAAGATGAAGCTAAATGTGAGATAGCACAGGAGGAGAAGGGCTCAGATCCAACTTCAGGAGATGCAGAGGGGACTTCTGGTCGCCCTAGTGCTCTACTATTACAAAGTGAGGCTCTGCCTAGAAGCTGGCAGTCTTCTGCAGCTGTGATGAAAGTTCTTCTAAGTTCTTCTCTGGGTCGATGTAGGAGTATGCCCGAG GTGTCTCCGGTTTATGGACGCCGACTAAGCACATCAGCCAGGGGTCTTTTGGACTGTTTGGCCCAGCTCCAGCTCATTGAGCCTTCATTGGGCCCTGGCTGTGATGTACAGAAGGGTCGCAGCCAGCAGTATGAAGACATAATGGCTATCCTTCATTCCCTGTGGCTCACTGAGCCTGGGAACATCCAAGCCAAGGAGACAAAGGAGAACAAGAACAGTAGCCCAGAGCAGGTGACACCACCAAGGTCCTCATCTGGGGTGGATATGAGCAGTGGCTCTGCAGGTTCAGGGAAGGGAAATGGCAATCAAGGAGGAGATGAGACACCTCCAAAAGAGAGAGAATCTCTACAAGCACACGAGGTAGCAGAGAACATtgtagaagaggaggaagagggaaaTGAAATGGCAGGAGATACAGATATTGAGACAGAACACAAGGAAACATTCACAGACCAAGCTAAGGCAGACACAGCAGAGGAACCAGTGCAAAGTGAAGAAGCTCCTCAAAGAAGCGAAAGCTCCAAACCCTCAGAGTCATCAGACAAGACCTCTGCCAAAGACAGTTCCAAATCTCCCACCGATAATGAGCACGAGACATTGGAAGACTCTAGTACAGGCACACCCCCAACTGTTCTTCGAGCATCTTTGGCCAAAAGACCATCCCAAGACCCTGACCCAGTGTGGGTACTTCACCTTCTGAAGAAGCTTGAAAAACAGTTTATGGTCCACTACATTAATGCAGTGGCAGAGTTCAAAGTTCGATGGGATCTAGATGACAGTCACATCCTGGACACCATGATATGCGAGCTGAGGGATGAGGTGAGCCGACGCATCCAGGGCAGTATTGAACGTGAAATGAGGAAGATTCAGGGTCGAGCGGGGAGAGGTGGTAGGTCACCTCGGCCGCCACAAGGAACACATCTCTCCAGAGAGTCCACTACAACAGAGAAGAGACGTCAGATGTTGAAG aTTATGAAGAAACAGTCGGTGAAGACCAGCGAGTCCCTCAGCGACGGAGAGATGACAGGGGAGTTCAGCGACCAGCGAAGTGACGACGAATACTGTCCATGCGAAGCTTGTGTTCGCAAGAAAATGGCTGCACGGCCTTTCAAAATCAACCCGCTAGCGGCTGAAGCACCGGTGATGAAGGACTTTGACCTACTTAAGATACTTCAGCTGAAGAAAAGCCCAGCCCCTGCAACCGTGCCGCAGCCTGCGGCAGTGGAAGACGAAAGCCAGGCGGCTGTAGACGACGATGGGAGGAATTTAGACGTAGtccaggaggaagaggaagacgaggaaacCAAAGAGGACATcagagctgttgttgttttagagGAGACGATtgcagaggaagatgaagaggctgaaaaagaaaacgatGACGGTAAAGCAAGGGAagaagaggagacagaagatGAACAGGAGGAAAATGAGGAAAGTGATGCaagcaaagaggaggaggaagaagaaggaacAAGTGGTGAAGAAGTGAGAGAAGATGAGACATCAGAAACTGGAGGGGAGGATGAAGAACATCAGTGTAAGTGTACCAGAAACGAGGATGAGAGTGAccaagaggaggagggagaggagcaaacaggagaggatgaagaagagATGGGAGAAGATGAAACAGAGGAAAATGAGGGAGACACAGGAACTGGCGAAGAAGAGGAGACAAGCGACCAAGACACAGTAAAAGAGGCGTCAGTGGGCAAAGGAGAAACCCCAGAAAATGAAGAGAGTGATGAGAGAGTAGACGATAAAGAAAAACCCACCGAGGGTGAAAGTGTGGAAGAGGGGGAGGATAGTGCCGCAGAAAcgacagaaaatgaaaagtcGACATTGTCAAAGGAGGTTGCAGAGAGGGACAGTGCGTCAGCAGAGGGTGAAGATGACGAGGAAGACAACACAGGAGAGGGTGAATCGAGTGAGGAACAGGAAGGGGAGGCATCTGAAAAGGAAAGAACCTCGCCACAG GGGCAGGACGCGATTCCAGCTGCCTGCATGACCGAGGGAGAGGAGGCAGACGCGGAAGACTCGGACATAGATAGCAAACGTTCAAGCGACACCACTGCTGACAAATCGGGATCGGAGGAGAAGGAAGAGAGTGGAGAAGAcaaagatgaggaggaagatgCTGTTAAAGAGTTCAAGCTAGAGGAAGAGGATAAGGCAAATGGAAGCAAAGGAGAGGATGGTGCTCTTCTGCATCAGTTCACCAGAACCTCAGTGGAGTCCCAGCCTGGCTCATTGGAGGACATCGACGCTGAGTCCCCACAAAATCCTGTGGACTCCACTGAAGTGTCCAAAACGGCTGACAGCATAGCCACAGGTGGTAGCAATGGCCAGAGAAGGAGCCGGTCACCAGCCAAGGTCAAGCAACTCAAACCGAAAGAGGGTTAA
- the c23h8orf74 gene encoding uncharacterized protein C8orf74 homolog isoform X2, translating to MATELRFVFIRMDSLTESEIGQIARLQRDAGVQRLSRYFSWPEFSDERRCFHQEFVYDVVVFAADCGFSWPNVIRAAVIARDIFPRLDDPDVLNLLSLLREVLCEGLPNLTPVHRHDFTRYLTDTCITRRKLFQAVVDGAANVSVTQLHLEVQLPPTPPPLAQGVDLQEWESQQHEASLTSTLEQKENELRCLRQGSRVTVEDITLLEDKHLDKQ from the exons ATGGCAACCGAGCTCCGCTTTGTGTTTATCAGGATGGATTCCCTAACAGAGAGTGAAATAGGTCAGATAGCGAGGCTACAG AGAGATGCTGGTGTGCAGAGGCTCAGCCGTTACTTCTCGTGGCCCGAGTTCAGTGACGAGCGACGATGCTTCCATCAAGAGTTTGTGTACGACGTGGTCGTGTTCGCTGCAGACTGTGGCTTCTCCTGGCCGAACGTTATCCGGGCAGCTGTGATCGCCAGAGACATCTTTCCACGGCTGGACG ATCCTGATGTACTCAACTTGCTGTCACTACTGAGAGAGGTGCTGTGTGAGGGATTACCGAACCTCACCCCCGTCCATCGACATGACTTCACCAGGTATCTCACAGACACCTGCATCACACGGCGGAAGCTTTTCCAGGCGGTGGTCGATGGAGCTGCTAACGTGTCTGTCACTCAGCTACACTTGGAGGTGCAACTGCCACCCACACCCCCTCCCTTAGCACAG GGCGTCGATCTGCAAGAGTGGGAAAGTCAGCAGCATGAAGCAAGTCTCACTTCAACCTTGGAGCAGAAGGAAAATGAGCTGAGGTGTTTGAGACAGGGGTCACGGGTCACTGTGGAGGACATAACTCTTCTAGAGGATAAGCATCTGGATAAACAG TAG
- the c23h8orf74 gene encoding uncharacterized protein C8orf74 homolog isoform X1, translating into MATELRFVFIRMDSLTESEIGQIARLQRDAGVQRLSRYFSWPEFSDERRCFHQEFVYDVVVFAADCGFSWPNVIRAAVIARDIFPRLDDPDVLNLLSLLREVLCEGLPNLTPVHRHDFTRYLTDTCITRRKLFQAVVDGAANVSVTQLHLEVQLPPTPPPLAQGVDLQEWESQQHEASLTSTLEQKENELRCLRQGSRVTVEDITLLEDKHLDKQGIVELVRAAVRATESQIVASLVQEVDLLSEILQLKLQQEALATGRHNNTSPTNTETNAKVQTAKTKTGWTASGKAEGRKSMNKPVQK; encoded by the exons ATGGCAACCGAGCTCCGCTTTGTGTTTATCAGGATGGATTCCCTAACAGAGAGTGAAATAGGTCAGATAGCGAGGCTACAG AGAGATGCTGGTGTGCAGAGGCTCAGCCGTTACTTCTCGTGGCCCGAGTTCAGTGACGAGCGACGATGCTTCCATCAAGAGTTTGTGTACGACGTGGTCGTGTTCGCTGCAGACTGTGGCTTCTCCTGGCCGAACGTTATCCGGGCAGCTGTGATCGCCAGAGACATCTTTCCACGGCTGGACG ATCCTGATGTACTCAACTTGCTGTCACTACTGAGAGAGGTGCTGTGTGAGGGATTACCGAACCTCACCCCCGTCCATCGACATGACTTCACCAGGTATCTCACAGACACCTGCATCACACGGCGGAAGCTTTTCCAGGCGGTGGTCGATGGAGCTGCTAACGTGTCTGTCACTCAGCTACACTTGGAGGTGCAACTGCCACCCACACCCCCTCCCTTAGCACAG GGCGTCGATCTGCAAGAGTGGGAAAGTCAGCAGCATGAAGCAAGTCTCACTTCAACCTTGGAGCAGAAGGAAAATGAGCTGAGGTGTTTGAGACAGGGGTCACGGGTCACTGTGGAGGACATAACTCTTCTAGAGGATAAGCATCTGGATAAACAG GGCATTGTGGAGTTGGTTCGTGCAGCAGTGAGGGCTACCGAGAGCCAGATAGTGGCAAGCCTAGTCCAAGAGGTCGATCTGCTCAGTGAGATCCTGCAGCTGAAACTGCAGCAGGAGGCTCTGGCCACTGGGAGGCACAACAATACTTCTCCTACCaatacagagacaaatgcaaaggtacaaactgccaaaactaAAACAGGATGGACGGCGTCTGGAAAAGCAGAGGGCAGGAAGTCAATGAATAAACCTGTTCAGAAGTAA